One Leucoraja erinacea ecotype New England chromosome 5, Leri_hhj_1, whole genome shotgun sequence DNA segment encodes these proteins:
- the pfn4 gene encoding profilin-4 isoform X4, with the protein MPGSPSLKSLTRLLESSLPEKLKLGEYQDLLTQALIATNHVQDCAIIDVQNHSMMLASRGFKLDAEEIQAFLNAFTQADVIREYGLLFKTINYTCVRADRSSVYGKNVITSNQKANKKDQRLDLQ; encoded by the exons ATGCCTGGATCCCCCAGCTTGAAGTCCCTAACTCGGCTGCTGGAGAGCTCCCTGCCG GAGAAATTGAAATTGGGCGAGTACCAGGATTTGTTGACTCAAGCCCTGATTGCAACAAATCACGTTCAGGACTGTGCAATCATAGATGTGCAAAATCACTCTATGATGTTAGCCTCCAGAGGATTCAAA TTGGATGCAGAGGAAATTCAGGCCTTCCTGAATGCTTTCACACAAGCAGATGTAATTCGAGAATATGGCCTCTTGTTTAAGACTATAAACTACACATGTGTCAGAGCAGATAGGAGTTCAGTATATGGTAAAAAT GTGATTACTTCAAATCAAAAGGCAAATAAAAAGGATCAAAGATTGGATTTACAGTGA
- the pfn4 gene encoding profilin-4 isoform X2, with translation MLEVMMLNNTNLAIKEKLKLGEYQDLLTQALIATNHVQDCAIIDVQNHSMMLASRGFKLDAEEIQAFLNAFTQADVIREYGLLFKTINYTCVRADRSSVYGKNNNEGLVLVKTEMYIICATYTRGMYPSVCVEAVEKLGDYFKSKGK, from the exons ATGCTGGAGGTAATGATGCTCAACAACACAAATCTAGCAATTAAG GAGAAATTGAAATTGGGCGAGTACCAGGATTTGTTGACTCAAGCCCTGATTGCAACAAATCACGTTCAGGACTGTGCAATCATAGATGTGCAAAATCACTCTATGATGTTAGCCTCCAGAGGATTCAAA TTGGATGCAGAGGAAATTCAGGCCTTCCTGAATGCTTTCACACAAGCAGATGTAATTCGAGAATATGGCCTCTTGTTTAAGACTATAAACTACACATGTGTCAGAGCAGATAGGAGTTCAGTATATGGTAAAAAT AATAATGAGGGCCTTGTGTTGGTAAAGACTGAAATGTATATCATCTGTGCTACTTACACAAGAGGGATGTATCCAAGTGTATGCGTTGAAGCAGTGGAGAAATTAG GTGATTACTTCAAATCAAAAGGCAAATAA
- the pfn4 gene encoding profilin-4 isoform X1: MPGSPSLKSLTRLLESSLPEKLKLGEYQDLLTQALIATNHVQDCAIIDVQNHSMMLASRGFKLDAEEIQAFLNAFTQADVIREYGLLFKTINYTCVRADRSSVYGKNNNEGLVLVKTEMYIICATYTRGMYPSVCVEAVEKLGDYFKSKGK; the protein is encoded by the exons ATGCCTGGATCCCCCAGCTTGAAGTCCCTAACTCGGCTGCTGGAGAGCTCCCTGCCG GAGAAATTGAAATTGGGCGAGTACCAGGATTTGTTGACTCAAGCCCTGATTGCAACAAATCACGTTCAGGACTGTGCAATCATAGATGTGCAAAATCACTCTATGATGTTAGCCTCCAGAGGATTCAAA TTGGATGCAGAGGAAATTCAGGCCTTCCTGAATGCTTTCACACAAGCAGATGTAATTCGAGAATATGGCCTCTTGTTTAAGACTATAAACTACACATGTGTCAGAGCAGATAGGAGTTCAGTATATGGTAAAAAT AATAATGAGGGCCTTGTGTTGGTAAAGACTGAAATGTATATCATCTGTGCTACTTACACAAGAGGGATGTATCCAAGTGTATGCGTTGAAGCAGTGGAGAAATTAG GTGATTACTTCAAATCAAAAGGCAAATAA
- the pfn4 gene encoding profilin-4 isoform X3, giving the protein MEKLKLGEYQDLLTQALIATNHVQDCAIIDVQNHSMMLASRGFKLDAEEIQAFLNAFTQADVIREYGLLFKTINYTCVRADRSSVYGKNNNEGLVLVKTEMYIICATYTRGMYPSVCVEAVEKLGDYFKSKGK; this is encoded by the exons ATG GAGAAATTGAAATTGGGCGAGTACCAGGATTTGTTGACTCAAGCCCTGATTGCAACAAATCACGTTCAGGACTGTGCAATCATAGATGTGCAAAATCACTCTATGATGTTAGCCTCCAGAGGATTCAAA TTGGATGCAGAGGAAATTCAGGCCTTCCTGAATGCTTTCACACAAGCAGATGTAATTCGAGAATATGGCCTCTTGTTTAAGACTATAAACTACACATGTGTCAGAGCAGATAGGAGTTCAGTATATGGTAAAAAT AATAATGAGGGCCTTGTGTTGGTAAAGACTGAAATGTATATCATCTGTGCTACTTACACAAGAGGGATGTATCCAAGTGTATGCGTTGAAGCAGTGGAGAAATTAG GTGATTACTTCAAATCAAAAGGCAAATAA